In a genomic window of Pseudomonas mohnii:
- the argH gene encoding argininosuccinate lyase: MSTDKTNQSWGGRFSEPVDAFVARFTASVTFDQRLYRHDIMGSIAHATMLAKVGVLTDAERDSIIDGLKTIQGEIEAGQFDWRIDLEDVHMNIEARLTDRIGVTGKKLHTGRSRNDQVATDIRLWLRDEIDLILGEITRLQKGLLEQAEREAGSIMPGFTHLQTAQPVTFGHHMLAWFEMLSRDYERLVDCRKRTNRMPLGSAALAGTTYPIDREYTAQLLGFDAVGGNSLDNVSDRDFAIEFCSAASIAMMHLSRFSEELVLWTSAQFQFIDLPDRFCTGSSIMPQKKNPDVPELVRGKSGRVFGALMGLLTLMKGQPLAYNKDNQEDKEPLFDAADTLRDSLRAFADMIPAIKPKHAMMREAALRGFSTATDLADYLVRRGLPFRDCHEIVGHAVKYGVESGKDLAEMSLEELRKFSDQIDQDVFAVLTLEGSVNARNHIGGTAPAQVKAAVVRGQALLASR, translated from the coding sequence ATGAGCACTGACAAGACCAATCAGTCCTGGGGCGGCCGCTTCAGTGAACCCGTCGACGCCTTCGTCGCCCGCTTCACCGCCTCCGTCACCTTCGACCAGCGCCTGTATCGCCACGACATCATGGGCTCGATCGCCCACGCCACCATGCTGGCCAAGGTCGGCGTGCTCACCGATGCCGAGCGCGACAGCATCATCGATGGATTGAAGACCATCCAGGGTGAAATCGAGGCCGGCCAGTTCGACTGGCGCATCGACCTCGAAGACGTGCACATGAACATCGAGGCGCGCCTGACCGACCGCATCGGCGTGACCGGCAAAAAGCTGCACACCGGACGCAGCCGTAACGATCAGGTTGCCACCGACATCCGCCTGTGGCTGCGTGACGAAATCGACCTGATTCTGGGCGAAATCACCCGCCTGCAAAAAGGCTTGCTGGAACAGGCCGAGCGCGAAGCGGGCAGCATCATGCCCGGCTTCACCCACCTGCAGACCGCACAGCCCGTCACCTTCGGGCACCACATGCTGGCCTGGTTCGAAATGCTCAGCCGCGATTACGAGCGTCTGGTCGACTGCCGCAAGCGTACCAACCGCATGCCGTTGGGCAGCGCCGCGCTGGCCGGCACGACGTACCCGATCGACCGTGAATACACTGCCCAATTGCTGGGTTTCGACGCAGTGGGCGGCAACTCGCTGGACAACGTGTCCGATCGTGACTTCGCTATCGAATTCTGCTCGGCCGCCAGCATCGCGATGATGCACCTGTCGCGCTTCTCCGAAGAACTGGTGCTGTGGACCAGTGCGCAATTCCAGTTCATCGATCTGCCAGACCGTTTCTGCACCGGCAGTTCGATCATGCCGCAAAAGAAAAACCCGGACGTGCCGGAACTGGTGCGTGGCAAGAGCGGCCGCGTCTTCGGTGCATTGATGGGCCTGCTGACCTTGATGAAGGGCCAGCCCCTGGCCTACAACAAGGACAACCAGGAAGACAAGGAACCGCTGTTCGACGCCGCCGACACCCTGCGCGACTCGCTGCGGGCTTTCGCCGACATGATTCCGGCGATCAAACCCAAGCACGCGATGATGCGCGAAGCGGCATTGCGTGGTTTCTCCACCGCCACCGACCTGGCCGATTACCTGGTACGTCGTGGCCTGCCGTTCCGTGACTGCCATGAAATCGTTGGCCATGCGGTGAAATACGGCGTGGAAAGCGGCAAGGACCTGGCGGAAATGAGCCTGGAAGAACTGCGCAAGTTCAGCGACCAGATCGATCAGGACGTATTCGCCGTACTGACCCTGGAAGGCTCGGTCAACGCCCGTAATCACATCGGCGGCACAGCACCGGCGCAGGTGAAGGCAGCCGTGGTTCGCGGCCAGGCGTTGCTCGCCAGCCGCTAA
- a CDS encoding LytR/AlgR family response regulator transcription factor: MNVLIVDDDPLARERLSRMVGELEGYSVLEPSATNGEEALALIDSHKPDIVLLDIRMPGLDGLQVAARLCERETPPAVVFCTGPDEFAVEALQASAVGYLVKPVRTEHLHDALKKAERPNRVQLAALTRPAAESGNGPRSHISARTRKGIELIPLNQVVYFIADHKYVTLRHESGEVLLDEPLKALEDEFGDRFVRIHRNALVARDRIERLQRTPLGHFQLFLKGLNGDALIVSRRHVAGVRKMMQQL; the protein is encoded by the coding sequence ATGAATGTCCTGATCGTTGATGACGACCCCCTAGCCCGCGAGCGCCTGAGCCGAATGGTTGGCGAACTCGAGGGATACAGTGTCCTGGAGCCCAGCGCCACGAACGGCGAAGAGGCGTTGGCACTGATCGACAGCCACAAGCCGGATATCGTGCTGCTCGATATCCGCATGCCAGGCCTTGATGGCCTGCAAGTGGCCGCGCGATTGTGCGAACGCGAAACCCCGCCCGCCGTGGTGTTTTGCACAGGGCCCGATGAATTTGCCGTGGAAGCCTTACAGGCCAGCGCCGTAGGCTATCTGGTGAAACCTGTGCGAACCGAACATTTACATGACGCCTTAAAGAAAGCCGAGCGACCCAATCGTGTTCAACTCGCGGCCCTGACCCGCCCGGCCGCCGAAAGTGGCAATGGTCCACGCAGCCACATCAGCGCCCGAACCCGAAAGGGGATCGAGCTGATCCCGCTGAATCAGGTGGTCTACTTCATTGCCGATCACAAGTACGTGACCTTGCGCCACGAGAGCGGCGAAGTGCTGCTGGATGAACCGCTCAAGGCCCTCGAGGACGAGTTCGGTGACCGCTTTGTGCGGATCCACCGTAACGCACTGGTCGCTCGCGATCGCATCGAACGGCTGCAACGAACGCCACTCGGGCATTTCCAGCTGTTCCTCAAAGGCCTGAACGGTGACGCTTTGATCGTCAGTCGGCGCCACGTGGCGGGCGTGCGGAAAATGATGCAACAGCTTTAA
- the hemC gene encoding hydroxymethylbilane synthase has protein sequence MSSRQIRIATRKSALALWQAEYVKARLEEAHPGLLVTLVPMVSRGDKLLDSPLSKIGGKGLFVKELETALLENEADIAVHSMKDVPMDFPEGLGLFCICEREDPRDAFVSNTYASLDELPEGSIVGTSSLRRQAQLLTRRPDLEIRFLRGNVNTRLAKLDAGEYDAIILASAGLIRLGFEDRITSAISVDDSLPAGGQGAVGIECRSADSEIHALLAPLHHQDTATRVTAERSLNKHLNGGCQVPIACYAVLEGEQIWLRGLVGDPNGGLLLSAEARAPRGEAEALGVQVAEDLLSQGANEILKAVYGEAGHE, from the coding sequence ATGTCCTCTCGCCAGATCCGCATCGCCACCCGCAAAAGTGCTCTCGCCCTGTGGCAGGCCGAATATGTCAAAGCCCGTCTGGAAGAGGCCCATCCCGGTCTGCTCGTGACGTTGGTCCCCATGGTCAGCCGTGGTGACAAGCTGCTTGATTCGCCACTGTCGAAAATCGGCGGCAAGGGCCTGTTCGTCAAGGAGCTGGAAACCGCGTTGCTGGAAAACGAAGCCGACATCGCCGTGCACTCCATGAAAGACGTGCCGATGGACTTCCCCGAAGGTCTCGGCCTGTTCTGTATCTGCGAGCGTGAAGACCCGCGCGATGCATTCGTCTCCAATACCTATGCCAGCCTGGACGAGTTGCCTGAAGGCAGTATCGTCGGCACGTCGAGCCTGCGCCGTCAGGCCCAATTGCTGACCCGTCGACCTGATCTGGAAATCCGCTTCCTGCGTGGCAACGTCAACACTCGCCTGGCCAAGCTTGATGCCGGTGAATACGACGCCATCATCCTTGCATCCGCCGGTTTGATTCGCTTGGGCTTTGAAGATCGCATTACGTCGGCCATCAGTGTCGACGACAGTCTGCCTGCTGGCGGACAGGGCGCCGTGGGCATCGAATGCCGCAGTGCAGACAGTGAAATTCACGCATTGCTGGCGCCGCTGCATCACCAGGACACCGCCACCCGCGTCACCGCCGAACGTTCCCTCAACAAACACCTCAATGGTGGCTGCCAGGTGCCGATTGCCTGCTACGCCGTGCTTGAAGGCGAGCAGATCTGGTTGCGTGGCCTGGTGGGCGATCCGAATGGCGGTCTGCTGCTCAGTGCTGAAGCCCGCGCGCCACGAGGCGAGGCCGAGGCCCTGGGTGTGCAAGTGGCCGAAGACCTGTTGAGTCAGGGCGCCAACGAGATTCTCAAAGCGGTCTATGGCGAGGCAGGTCACGAGTGA
- a CDS encoding uroporphyrinogen-III synthase codes for MTGWRLLLTRPADESAALSSLLADQGIFSSSLPLLDIAPIPASDTMRQVIQELDRYSAVIVVSKPAARIGIELIDRFGSPLPRVKWFSVGAATAQILADRGLDVSCPAQGDDSEALLELEALREAIAGPEPRVLIMRGEGGRELLAERLRERGASVEYLELYRRELPHYLPATLPRQIEAERLNGLVVSSGQGFEHLHQLAGDAWPRLARLPLFVPSPRVAELAHAAGALAVVDCRGASAAALLTALREHPVPVL; via the coding sequence GTGACGGGCTGGCGCCTGCTGTTGACGCGTCCGGCGGATGAGTCGGCGGCGCTGAGCAGTCTCCTGGCCGATCAGGGGATTTTCAGCAGCAGCTTGCCGCTTTTGGACATAGCGCCGATCCCTGCCTCTGACACAATGCGCCAGGTGATCCAGGAACTGGATCGCTACAGCGCTGTGATCGTGGTCAGCAAGCCCGCTGCTCGAATCGGGATCGAGTTGATCGACCGGTTTGGCTCGCCCTTGCCGCGCGTGAAATGGTTCAGCGTCGGCGCGGCGACGGCACAGATTCTTGCCGATCGTGGCCTGGATGTGAGCTGCCCGGCGCAGGGCGATGACAGTGAAGCCTTGCTTGAACTTGAGGCATTGCGCGAGGCCATCGCCGGGCCTGAACCGCGCGTGCTGATCATGCGCGGGGAGGGTGGTCGCGAGTTACTGGCAGAGCGCCTGCGCGAGCGAGGTGCTAGTGTCGAGTATCTGGAACTGTACCGTCGCGAACTGCCGCACTACCTGCCGGCCACGTTGCCACGGCAGATCGAAGCGGAACGCCTGAACGGGCTGGTGGTCAGCAGTGGACAGGGTTTTGAGCACCTGCATCAATTGGCTGGCGATGCCTGGCCACGGTTGGCGCGGTTGCCGTTGTTTGTACCAAGCCCCAGGGTTGCCGAGCTGGCACATGCCGCCGGAGCCCTGGCAGTTGTGGATTGTCGCGGCGCCAGTGCCGCGGCTTTGCTGACGGCGTTACGGGAGCACCCCGTGCCCGTTCTCTAA
- a CDS encoding uroporphyrinogen-III C-methyltransferase, producing the protein MSETALPKDDVRPVLDAPVETPPPAAEPRRGNGLAIVALLLGAAGIAVGGWGVWQVRHLQSTNQQQLSQVQALSDEAQSLKLNEQRLSARLEQMPGADVLEERSRLVIQLQGDQQRLNQRLETVLGASRKDWRLAEAEHLLRLASLRLSALQDISSAQALVQGADEILREQNDPGAFAAREQVAKTLVALRSTEQPDRTGLFLRLGALREQVIGLTELAPEYKDRGESLLGLTADGDGASRWAQWWDQISRYIRIDFNADKNVRPLLAGQSLSQVRLALSLTLEQAQWAALNGQPAVYSQALDEARDVLKGNFNPDNPQSKVMLEQVAELSKQPVTVVTPDLTGTLSAVQAYLERRNVNAEDSVKPMAKPAANTAQEATP; encoded by the coding sequence GTGAGCGAAACAGCCTTGCCTAAAGATGACGTCCGGCCAGTGCTCGATGCACCGGTTGAAACACCACCACCTGCGGCAGAGCCGCGCCGAGGCAATGGGCTGGCGATTGTCGCGCTGTTGTTGGGCGCTGCCGGTATCGCAGTGGGTGGTTGGGGAGTCTGGCAGGTGCGTCACCTGCAATCGACTAACCAACAACAGCTGAGTCAGGTGCAGGCGTTGAGTGATGAGGCGCAAAGCCTGAAGCTCAATGAACAACGCCTGAGCGCGCGCCTGGAACAAATGCCGGGCGCCGATGTGCTGGAGGAGCGCAGTCGCCTGGTGATTCAGCTGCAGGGTGATCAGCAGCGCCTGAACCAGCGACTGGAAACCGTTCTCGGTGCCAGCCGCAAGGATTGGCGCCTGGCCGAGGCCGAGCACTTGCTGCGTCTGGCCAGTTTGCGATTGTCTGCCTTGCAGGACATCAGCAGCGCCCAGGCCCTGGTGCAGGGCGCCGATGAAATTCTGCGCGAACAAAATGATCCCGGAGCCTTCGCCGCCCGCGAGCAAGTGGCCAAAACCCTGGTGGCTTTGCGCAGCACCGAGCAACCGGATCGCACTGGGTTGTTCTTGCGGCTGGGGGCTTTGCGTGAGCAGGTGATCGGCCTGACCGAACTGGCGCCCGAGTACAAGGATCGTGGCGAATCGTTGTTGGGCCTGACCGCCGATGGTGACGGCGCCAGCCGTTGGGCCCAGTGGTGGGATCAGATTTCTCGCTACATCCGCATCGATTTCAACGCCGATAAAAACGTCCGCCCGTTACTGGCCGGGCAGAGCCTGAGCCAGGTGCGACTGGCCCTGAGCCTGACGCTCGAGCAAGCGCAATGGGCCGCACTCAATGGTCAGCCTGCGGTTTACAGCCAGGCACTGGACGAAGCGCGCGATGTGCTCAAGGGCAACTTCAACCCGGACAATCCGCAGAGCAAAGTGATGCTTGAGCAGGTGGCCGAGTTGAGCAAGCAGCCCGTCACCGTGGTCACCCCGGACCTGACCGGCACACTGAGTGCGGTTCAGGCTTACCTGGAACGACGTAACGTGAACGCCGAAGACTCGGTCAAGCCAATGGCCAAACCTGCCGCGAACACCGCGCAGGAGGCCACACCATGA
- a CDS encoding heme biosynthesis protein HemY produces the protein MKRLYVIVFLVIAATAALGLAIAEHSGYVLIAYKTFRYESSLWATLALVAVLWLLFWGIKALIELVTTSSGVVNPWSRRNRSRRVQVAIEHGQLDLAEGRWASAQRHLARAAEAERQPLLYYLGAARAANEQGHYEESDNLLERALERQPQAELAIALSHAQLQTDRGDTEGALATLQAMHERHPHNVQTLRQLQRLYQQRGDWSALIRLLPELRKDKVLPAAELAELERRAWGKNLSLAAHQEADGTVGLQTLNRAWQQLNSAQRQEPQLVLAYAEQLRQLGAQVEAEEVLRTALKRSFDSHLARLYGLVRGGDPARQLQFAEGLLKDQPADPSLLLTLGRLCLQSSLWGKARDYLESSLRVQRNPEACAELARLLAQMGDTERSNQLFQEGLGLLDERLLAAPLPLPAHA, from the coding sequence ATGAAGCGCCTGTATGTGATCGTGTTTCTGGTCATCGCTGCTACGGCGGCGCTAGGCTTGGCGATTGCCGAGCACTCGGGCTACGTGCTGATCGCTTACAAGACGTTCAGATACGAATCGAGCCTCTGGGCAACGCTGGCTTTGGTGGCCGTCCTTTGGCTGCTGTTCTGGGGCATCAAGGCATTGATCGAGTTGGTAACGACTTCCAGTGGCGTGGTCAACCCGTGGTCACGGCGCAATCGCAGTCGTCGGGTGCAGGTCGCCATCGAGCATGGTCAACTGGATCTGGCGGAAGGTCGCTGGGCCAGCGCGCAGCGTCATCTGGCCCGGGCGGCGGAAGCCGAGCGCCAGCCGCTGCTGTACTACCTCGGCGCTGCCCGAGCCGCGAACGAACAAGGTCATTACGAGGAAAGCGACAACCTGCTGGAGCGTGCGTTGGAGCGTCAGCCACAGGCCGAGCTGGCAATCGCCTTGAGCCACGCACAATTACAGACTGATCGCGGCGACACCGAAGGCGCCCTCGCGACCCTGCAAGCGATGCACGAGCGCCACCCTCATAACGTGCAGACCCTGCGCCAGTTGCAGCGCTTGTATCAGCAGCGAGGCGATTGGTCGGCCCTGATTCGTCTGCTGCCGGAGTTGCGCAAGGACAAGGTCCTGCCAGCCGCTGAATTGGCCGAACTTGAACGTCGCGCCTGGGGCAAGAACCTGTCTCTGGCGGCGCATCAGGAAGCAGACGGAACCGTCGGCTTGCAAACGCTCAACCGCGCCTGGCAGCAGTTGAATTCGGCCCAGCGTCAAGAGCCGCAACTGGTGCTGGCCTATGCCGAGCAATTGCGCCAGCTGGGTGCTCAGGTCGAAGCTGAAGAGGTGCTGCGCACGGCACTCAAGCGCAGCTTTGACAGTCACCTGGCTCGGCTCTACGGATTGGTTCGCGGTGGTGATCCGGCGCGTCAACTGCAATTCGCCGAGGGCTTGCTCAAGGATCAACCGGCCGACCCGAGCCTATTGCTGACCCTGGGTCGCCTGTGCCTGCAAAGCAGCCTGTGGGGCAAGGCGCGGGATTATCTGGAAAGCAGTCTGCGCGTGCAGCGCAACCCGGAAGCCTGCGCCGAACTGGCTCGGCTGCTGGCGCAGATGGGTGATACCGAGCGCAGTAATCAGCTGTTCCAGGAAGGTCTGGGCTTGCTGGATGAGCGCTTGTTGGCAGCACCGCTGCCGTTGCCGGCTCACGCTTGA
- a CDS encoding disulfide bond formation protein B, protein MPLACSRSLFFLVFIAGALVLGVSYYLEYAVGLQPCGLCLLQRGCLALLTGVCLMASVQGPGRFGTVLYWLFGVLFSLAGTVIAWRQVLLQSDPANQLSTCAPNLSDLFAGSPWMCVVRQMFKGTIDCAQISWTLFDLSIPEWSLLFFISMMTLGIYQLLRQAWVALRRPLSGESSHRALVGD, encoded by the coding sequence ATGCCTCTGGCCTGCTCACGCTCCCTGTTTTTCCTGGTTTTCATTGCGGGCGCCCTGGTTCTGGGTGTGTCGTACTATCTGGAGTATGCAGTCGGCCTCCAACCTTGTGGTTTGTGCCTGTTGCAACGAGGTTGCCTGGCACTGCTGACGGGTGTCTGTCTGATGGCTTCGGTGCAGGGACCCGGTCGCTTCGGGACTGTCCTGTATTGGCTGTTCGGTGTGCTTTTCAGCCTGGCCGGAACGGTCATCGCGTGGCGGCAGGTGTTGCTGCAAAGCGATCCGGCAAATCAGTTGTCGACTTGCGCGCCCAATCTGAGTGATCTGTTCGCCGGTTCGCCCTGGATGTGCGTCGTGCGGCAGATGTTCAAAGGCACCATCGACTGCGCTCAGATCTCCTGGACCCTGTTTGACTTGAGCATCCCGGAGTGGAGCCTGCTGTTCTTTATCTCGATGATGACCCTGGGGATTTATCAGCTGTTGCGTCAAGCCTGGGTCGCCTTGCGGCGACCACTTAGCGGCGAGTCGTCGCACCGGGCGCTTGTGGGTGATTAA
- a CDS encoding Rsd/AlgQ family anti-sigma factor: protein MLESCQNAQERWGGVHLLIDRWLQERHELVHAYDTLGAKPEALGENRKPLQEFCGVLVDYVSAGHFEIYEQLTGEAKAFNDKRGLELAETLYPRIDVITEKLLAFNDLCDAGKCVAEKFKELGGLLHERFELEDCLIEVLHTAHKAEDSVQA from the coding sequence ATGCTCGAAAGTTGTCAGAATGCTCAAGAACGTTGGGGTGGAGTACATCTGCTGATCGATCGTTGGTTGCAGGAACGTCACGAACTGGTTCATGCCTATGACACTCTCGGTGCCAAGCCAGAGGCTCTGGGTGAAAACCGCAAACCTTTGCAGGAATTCTGTGGTGTCCTGGTTGATTACGTGTCCGCCGGGCATTTCGAAATCTACGAACAGCTGACCGGTGAAGCCAAGGCTTTCAATGACAAGCGTGGTCTGGAGTTGGCAGAAACCCTCTACCCGCGCATCGACGTCATCACCGAAAAACTGCTCGCGTTCAATGACCTGTGCGATGCAGGCAAGTGCGTGGCAGAGAAATTCAAGGAACTGGGTGGTCTGTTGCACGAGCGCTTCGAGCTGGAGGATTGCCTGATCGAGGTTCTGCACACCGCTCACAAGGCAGAAGATTCGGTTCAGGCCTGA
- a CDS encoding FKBP-type peptidyl-prolyl cis-trans isomerase: MSRYFFLSLCVIFSAAHAAEKTPENDAHDLAYSLGASLGERLRQEVPDLQLQALVEGLQQAYQGKPLALKDEQIEQILNEHEARVAMQTPEPQSELALQKEQRFLADEKARPGVRELADGILLTELAPGTGAKAGPNGKVQVLYVGRLPDGTVFDQNSQPQWFSLDSVISGWRSALQQMPVGAKWRLVIPSAQAYGADGAGDLIAPFTPLVFEVELRGATG; encoded by the coding sequence ATGTCGCGCTACTTTTTTTTATCGCTGTGCGTGATTTTTTCCGCGGCCCACGCTGCAGAAAAAACGCCGGAAAATGACGCTCACGACCTCGCTTACAGCCTGGGTGCGAGCCTCGGTGAACGCCTGCGCCAGGAGGTTCCCGATCTTCAACTTCAGGCGCTCGTCGAAGGTTTGCAGCAAGCCTATCAAGGCAAGCCACTGGCGTTGAAAGACGAGCAGATCGAACAGATCCTCAACGAGCACGAAGCCCGTGTCGCCATGCAAACACCTGAGCCGCAAAGCGAATTGGCGCTGCAAAAAGAACAGCGTTTTCTCGCCGATGAAAAAGCCAGGCCCGGTGTTCGTGAACTGGCGGATGGAATACTACTGACAGAACTGGCGCCAGGTACGGGTGCCAAGGCCGGGCCAAACGGCAAGGTCCAGGTGCTGTATGTCGGTCGCCTTCCCGACGGCACAGTGTTCGACCAGAACAGTCAGCCGCAATGGTTCAGTCTCGATAGCGTGATCAGCGGATGGCGCAGCGCACTGCAGCAAATGCCGGTCGGCGCGAAATGGCGCCTGGTGATTCCATCGGCGCAAGCCTATGGCGCCGATGGTGCCGGCGACTTGATCGCGCCGTTTACACCGCTGGTGTTCGAAGTCGAATTGCGCGGCGCCACTGGCTGA
- a CDS encoding AlgP family protein produces the protein MSATKKPVNTPLHLLQQLSGSLLEHLETACSEALADAEKLLAKLEKQRGKAQEKLHKSRTKLQDAASAGKAKAQAKAKDAVKELEELLDALKDRQSDTRGYILQLKRDAQESLKLAQGVGRVQEAVGKALSLRAAKPAAAPAKKTAAKPVAAKAPAKPAAKPVAKAPVKAAAKPAAKPAAKKPVAASAAKPAAKTTAAKPAAAKPVAAKTAAAKPAVAKTAAAKPAAKPAAKTTAKPAAKPAAKTAAAKPAAKPAAKPVAAKTAAKPAAKPAAKTTAKPAAKPAAAKPAAAAKPVAAKPAAKPAAKPAAKPAVKKPVAAKPATAPVAKPAVPAAAAAPAPVATPSTAVSAPTPAAVPSAATTNPTSAS, from the coding sequence ATGTCGGCCACCAAGAAGCCTGTAAATACCCCGTTGCACTTACTTCAACAACTCTCGGGCAGCTTGCTCGAGCACTTAGAAACCGCTTGTTCCGAAGCGCTGGCTGATGCTGAAAAACTGCTCGCCAAGCTGGAAAAGCAGCGCGGAAAAGCGCAGGAAAAATTGCACAAATCCCGCACCAAGTTGCAGGACGCTGCATCGGCCGGCAAGGCCAAGGCGCAAGCCAAAGCCAAGGACGCAGTGAAGGAACTCGAGGAGCTGCTGGATGCCCTCAAGGATCGTCAGTCGGACACTCGCGGCTATATCCTGCAGCTCAAGCGCGACGCTCAAGAAAGCCTGAAACTGGCCCAGGGCGTTGGTCGCGTTCAAGAGGCTGTCGGCAAGGCATTGTCCCTGCGTGCGGCCAAGCCTGCTGCGGCCCCTGCGAAGAAAACCGCTGCCAAACCGGTTGCTGCAAAAGCACCGGCCAAGCCTGCCGCCAAACCGGTTGCCAAGGCACCGGTGAAAGCCGCAGCCAAGCCTGCTGCAAAACCTGCGGCGAAAAAACCTGTCGCGGCCAGCGCTGCGAAACCGGCGGCTAAAACGACGGCTGCGAAACCGGCCGCTGCCAAACCGGTTGCTGCAAAAACAGCCGCTGCCAAACCGGCCGTAGCGAAAACTGCTGCTGCGAAACCAGCGGCCAAACCGGCAGCAAAAACGACCGCTAAACCTGCGGCCAAACCAGCCGCCAAAACTGCAGCGGCCAAGCCTGCTGCCAAGCCGGCCGCCAAACCTGTCGCCGCTAAAACCGCGGCCAAGCCAGCGGCTAAACCTGCTGCAAAAACGACGGCTAAACCAGCCGCCAAACCTGCTGCGGCGAAACCTGCCGCTGCTGCCAAGCCAGTCGCAGCCAAGCCTGCTGCAAAACCTGCGGCCAAACCAGCGGCTAAACCCGCCGTGAAAAAACCGGTTGCCGCCAAGCCGGCCACCGCGCCAGTTGCCAAGCCAGCCGTCCCGGCTGCGGCGGCAGCACCTGCTCCGGTCGCCACCCCCTCGACAGCCGTGTCTGCACCAACGCCGGCCGCTGTTCCGAGCGCAGCTACCACCAACCCAACCAGCGCTTCCTAA
- a CDS encoding TIGR02444 family protein gives MSSDLWSFSLSTYARPGVEQACLQLQSAGVNVCLLLCAAWLGQRGVACNEQRLQQLRSVAEPWDNDVVQPLRALRTQWKTIAMLDADLHGLREQVKTLELEAERHLLLRLERSAQGWPQEKGTDLSAWLEGVAAGAAHLDRDALRQLRVAVSGT, from the coding sequence ATGTCCTCTGACCTGTGGAGCTTTTCCCTGAGCACTTATGCCCGCCCGGGCGTTGAACAGGCGTGCCTGCAATTGCAGTCGGCGGGCGTCAACGTGTGCCTGCTGCTGTGTGCGGCATGGCTGGGACAGCGGGGAGTGGCCTGCAATGAGCAGCGCCTGCAGCAACTTCGCAGTGTGGCTGAGCCGTGGGACAACGATGTGGTGCAACCGTTGCGGGCATTACGCACGCAATGGAAAACCATCGCCATGCTGGACGCCGACCTGCATGGGCTGCGCGAACAGGTGAAGACCCTGGAACTGGAAGCCGAGCGACATCTGTTGCTACGACTGGAGCGATCGGCCCAAGGTTGGCCACAAGAGAAAGGGACCGATCTCTCGGCCTGGCTGGAAGGTGTAGCGGCAGGCGCCGCCCACCTGGACCGCGACGCGCTGCGTCAGCTGCGCGTCGCGGTATCCGGCACTTAG